A stretch of the Glutamicibacter sp. JL.03c genome encodes the following:
- a CDS encoding phenylacetate--CoA ligase family protein: MSQTSNRDALPNPLDPEETMSRDQIEAIQLERLKETLHHAYTNVPHYKEKYDAAGVHPEDLKELGDLALFPFTDKEDLRKTYPFGMFAVPQHEVSRIHASSGTTGKPTVVGYTQQDLADWAKLGARCLRLSGVKPGWKVHNAYGYGLFTGGLGAHAAAEQLGATVIPMSGGQTDKQISLIQDFAPDAILCTPTYLLTIGDAMQRKGLDPRSTSLKVAVLGAEPWTEEMRHELEEMFNIDACDIYGLSEVMGPGVAGESNERKDGSHIWEDHFRPEIIDAFDSSKVLGDGEHGELVFTSLTKQALPIIRYRTHDLTRLLPGSVRPGHRRMGRITGRSDDMIILRGVNLFPSQIEELILKVPGLSPHFQLILTRPDRMDQLAVKVERRMDATAEQAEHAGKELAKLIKIHIGSSCAIDVVEPESLERSMGKLKRIYDQRNQ, from the coding sequence ATGTCTCAGACTTCCAACCGCGACGCTCTTCCCAATCCCCTGGATCCGGAAGAGACCATGAGCCGCGATCAAATTGAAGCCATCCAGCTTGAACGGCTGAAGGAAACCCTTCACCATGCCTACACCAACGTCCCGCACTACAAAGAGAAATACGATGCGGCAGGAGTCCACCCCGAGGATCTCAAGGAACTGGGCGACCTCGCGCTGTTCCCCTTCACGGACAAAGAGGATTTGCGCAAGACCTATCCCTTTGGCATGTTCGCCGTGCCGCAGCACGAGGTCTCCCGAATCCATGCGTCCTCGGGCACGACCGGAAAGCCAACGGTTGTCGGCTACACCCAGCAGGACCTGGCTGATTGGGCCAAGCTCGGCGCACGATGCCTGCGGCTATCCGGCGTGAAGCCGGGCTGGAAGGTGCACAACGCCTACGGCTATGGCTTGTTCACCGGCGGGCTGGGAGCACACGCCGCTGCGGAGCAGCTTGGCGCAACGGTCATCCCCATGTCCGGAGGGCAAACCGATAAGCAGATTTCGCTGATCCAGGACTTCGCCCCCGACGCGATTCTGTGCACCCCGACCTACCTGCTGACCATCGGCGATGCCATGCAGCGCAAGGGCCTCGATCCGCGCAGCACCTCGCTGAAGGTCGCGGTTCTCGGCGCCGAGCCATGGACCGAAGAAATGCGCCATGAACTCGAAGAGATGTTCAATATCGATGCTTGCGATATCTACGGACTCTCCGAGGTCATGGGCCCAGGCGTTGCTGGCGAATCCAATGAACGCAAGGACGGCAGCCACATCTGGGAAGACCATTTCCGCCCCGAAATCATCGATGCCTTCGATTCGAGCAAGGTCCTGGGTGATGGAGAACATGGCGAGCTGGTTTTCACCTCGCTGACCAAGCAAGCCCTGCCGATCATCCGCTACCGGACCCATGACCTCACGCGCCTGCTACCTGGCAGCGTCCGCCCCGGGCACCGTCGAATGGGCCGTATCACCGGGCGCAGTGATGACATGATCATTCTGCGTGGAGTAAATCTCTTCCCCAGCCAGATCGAAGAGCTGATCCTCAAGGTGCCAGGCCTCTCCCCTCACTTCCAGCTCATCCTTACGCGCCCCGACCGCATGGATCAACTAGCAGTGAAAGTCGAACGCCGCATGGATGCGACGGCCGAGCAGGCTGAGCATGCAGGGAAGGAACTGGCCAAGCTCATCAAGATCCACATCGGCTCGTCCTGCGCCATCGATGTCGTTGAGCCGGAGTCGCTGGAGCGATCAATGGGCAAGCTCAAGCGAATCTATGATCAGCGTAATCAGTAA
- a CDS encoding TetR/AcrR family transcriptional regulator, with product MDTTDTASHPVKRGRPGYDQETVLRIAVEAFNEYGYDATSMGRLADRLGISKSAIYHHVPSKEDLLRLALDEALFPLEAVITEVRTHEGSADERLEFFLRSTIRILIEKRPYVTLLLRLRGNTELERQALDRRRAMDRQLAELVTAAQSDGKLRDDLEPRATARLLFGMINSVVDWYRVDGPLEASALEEQAVSLLFHGLHTVVE from the coding sequence ATGGACACAACCGACACTGCCAGCCACCCGGTGAAACGCGGGCGCCCCGGATACGACCAGGAAACCGTACTGAGAATTGCCGTCGAGGCATTCAACGAATACGGCTACGACGCGACCTCCATGGGCAGGCTTGCCGACCGCTTGGGGATCAGCAAGTCCGCGATTTACCATCACGTTCCTTCCAAAGAAGACTTGTTGCGCCTCGCCTTGGACGAAGCGCTCTTCCCCTTGGAAGCGGTCATCACCGAGGTGCGCACACACGAGGGCAGTGCCGACGAGCGTTTGGAATTCTTCTTGCGCTCAACCATCCGCATCCTGATCGAAAAGCGTCCCTATGTGACCTTGCTGCTGCGTCTGCGTGGCAACACCGAGTTGGAGCGCCAAGCACTGGATCGCCGCCGTGCCATGGACCGCCAGCTCGCTGAGTTGGTCACGGCCGCGCAAAGCGACGGGAAGCTTCGAGATGACTTGGAGCCACGCGCCACGGCCCGACTCTTGTTCGGCATGATCAACTCGGTAGTGGATTGGTACCGGGTAGATGGCCCGCTGGAGGCTTCGGCTCTGGAAGAACAAGCGGTGTCATTGCTCTTCCACGGCCTGCACACCGTAGTGGAGTAG